In Capsicum annuum cultivar UCD-10X-F1 chromosome 11, UCD10Xv1.1, whole genome shotgun sequence, one genomic interval encodes:
- the LOC107848118 gene encoding probable sulfate transporter 3.3, which produces MEENGVVIDITRRAGMEVQQVVPPPQRSTLLKLKNRLKETFFPDDPLRQFKGQPLKQKLILGVQYVFPILEWGPNYNFNLFKSDVVSGLTIASLAIPQGISYAKLASLPPIVGLYSSFVPPLVYAVLGSSRDLAVGPVSIASLVLGSMLREVVSPNKDPILFLQLAFSSTFFAGLFQASLGFLRLGFIIDFLSKATLIGFMAGAAIIVSLQQLKGLLGITHFTKQMAIVPVLSSVFHTTNEWSWQTILMGFCFLVFLLFTRHIGMRKPKLFWVSAGAPLLSVIISTLVVFAIKGQNHGISIIGKLQEGLNPPSWNMLHFSGSYLGLVIKTGIVTGILSLTEGIAVGRTFAALKNYQVDGNKEMIAIGLMNIVGSSTSCYVTTGAFSRSAVNHNAGSKTAVSNIVMAVTVMVTLLFLMPLFQYTPNVVLGAIIVTAVIGLIDIPAALQIWKIDKFDFLVLLCAFFGVIFISVQDGLAIAIGISILKVLLQITRPKTVMLGNIPGTGIYRNLDHYKEAMSVDGCLILSIEAPINFANATYLKERISRWIQDYEAEGAMKQSALRFVVLDLSAVSAIDTSGVSLFKDLSMALEKKGLEFVLVNPLGEVLEKLQRADETKDMMRPDSLFLTVEEAVASLSSTIKYQIPNHV; this is translated from the exons ATGGAGGAGAATGGAGTTGTTATAGACATAACAAGAAGAGCAGGTATGGAGGTGCAACAAGTTGTTCCTCCACCCCAAAGAAGCACTTTGTTGAAACTCAAAAACAGGCTTAAAGAAACTTTCTTCCCTGATGACCCTTTGCGCCAATTCAAAGGACAACCACTTAAACAGAAGCTTATTCTTGGTGTTCAGTATGTTTTTCCCATACTTGAATGGGGTCCTAATTACAACTTCAACTTGTTCAAATCTGATGTTGTATCTGGCCTCACCATTGCAAGTCTTGCAATTCCTCAG GGCATTAGCTATGCAAAACTGGCTAGCTTACCTCCAATTGTTGGTCTTT attCAAGCTTTGTACCACCTCTTGTGTATGCTGTTCTTGGAAGTTCAAGGGATCTTGCAGTAGGTCCAGTTTCAATTGCATCACTTGTTTTAGGATCCATGCTGAGAGAAGTGGTTTCCCCCAATAAAGATCCTATCTTGTTCCTTCAACTTGCTTTCTCTTCTACTTTCTTTGCTGGCCTTTTCCAAGCTTCTTTAGGCTTTTTAAG ACTTGGGtttattattgattttctttcaaAAGCAACACTGATTGGGTTCATGGCTGGAGCTGCAATTATAGTGTCACTGCAGCAGCTAAAGGGTCTTCTTGGCATCACTCATTTTACCAAGCAAATGGCAATAGTCCCTGTACTAAGTTCTGTTTTCCACACAACTAATGAG TGGTCTTGGCAAACTATATTAATGGGATTTTGCTTCTTGGTGTTCCTCTTATTCACCAGACACATT GGGATGAGAAAGCCGAAGTTATTTTGGGTGTCAGCAGGAGCCCCTCTTCTTTCTGTCATTATCTCTACCCTTGTTGTCTTTGCAATCAAAGGTCAGAATCATGGCATCAGCATT ATTGGAAAATTACAAGAAGGATTAAACCCTCCATCATGGAACATGTTACATTTTAGTGGAAGCTACTTGGGACTTGTAATCAAAACTGGAATTGTCACTGGCATCCTTTCACTCACT GAAGGAATAGCAGTGGGGAGGACTTTTGCTGCTTTAAAGAACTACCAAGTCGACGGAAACAAAGAGATGATTGCTATTGGGCTCATGAACATTGTTGGTTCTTCCACTTCCTGTTATGTCACAACTG GTGCATTCTCGCGGTCAGCAGTGAATCACAATGCAGGAAGCAAAACAGCAGTGTCTAACATAGTAATGGCAGTAACTGTGATGGTGACACTCCTTTTCCTCATGCCCCTCTTCCAATACACTCCCAATGTTGTGCTCGGGGCCATCATCGTTACGGCTGTTATTGGCCTTATTGACATCCCTGCTGCTTTACAAATCTGGAAGATTGATAAGTTTGATTTCCTAGTCTTGCTATGTGCATTCTTCGGTGTCATCTTCATTTCTGTTCAAGATGGTCTTGCCATTGCA attggaatatcaattttaaaggTGTTATTGCAAATTACAAGGCCAAAGACAGTGATGTTAGGGAATATACCTGGTACTGGAATTTATAGAAATCTTGATCACTATAAGGAGGCTATGAGTGTGGATGGTTGTCTCATTTTAAGTATTGAAGCTCCAATCAACTTTGCCAATGCTACTTATCTTAAAGAAAG GATTTCAAGATGGATACAAGACTACGAGGCAGAGGGAGCCATGAAACAATCTGCGCTTAGATTTGTGGTCCTCGATTTGTCTG CTGTGAGTGCCATTGATACAAGTGGAGTCTCATTGTTCAAGGATTTGAGTATGGCACTGGAAAAGAAAGGCCTCGAG TTTGTATTGGTGAATCCATTAGGAGAAGTACTGGAAAAACTACAGAGGGCAGATGAAACCAAAGATATGATGAGACCAGATTCCCTTTTCTTAACAGTTGAAGAAGCAGTAGCTTCACTTTCCTCAACAATAAAGTACCAGATACCAAACCATGTTTGA